The DNA segment TCAGAAGCGAAAATGGTTTAAAAATCACGATATTTTCACGATTCATTTTCCACTTCACTCATCAAAAATAATACTGAAGAACTGTGTATGATGTTATCGTATCAATTTATGGGTATGAAAATGTAATGATATGAGACGATATTATCAATTTACAATGTTCCATCATTGAAACGGAGTTTCAATGTCTCCTACAATTCTAGATAGTATCAGTTTTTGAggaaattttattaattcaattcttGAAGTAGAAGCAACAAGTAAAGCAAGTTGAGTATTCTAAAgtagttagaatatttattcacTCATTTCTTTTGTACAATGGTATTAAAAAAGcgttatcaattatttttgtctatttcagattccaTTCCCAAAGAGCATGTGACAAAGATGACACTATCTTCATACCTACTTCATGCCGGTGAGACATTACAACATAATTCCATAGAATCATATTCATGAgtttaattttacaataattctaaTTGAAAGTCATGATTGTTTTTTGGGATTTATGTGAGACGAGGCTGACTGTTGACTAATGTGTGAGACCTCTTTGTGGCCCGGGGAGGCCCCCTTTTCCGGCAATccttttaatgattattttttgtgaatgaattactttataattattcaatattgctattaatttattcaatgctAACAATGTCATCATTATTCGGTTGAACAACATATTcaggaaaaaataaatgtttaaaagttCTTTAAGCTCAGTTATTCAATTGACTTGAACTTGAACTAAAGAACTTGAGAACATGGTTTGCAGTGTCCACCCGGAACTTTTTAGAGCGGCTGTCAACAAAGTTATAATTGCCAGAATGATTGCCAACATTCGGTTACGAATAGGCACCAGAAGAAaaagattaaattgaaatatttatctatttattcagcttccaacggtacaacaccaattttaaaagaaaaataacaGTAGAAATacagttatatttatataaatatgttGTAAACAAGGTCCATCTTGTCAAATTATGTATGTCGATCAGTTCGaatattctaatgttaaaaAATCCCGATATATGAGAACATTGACGAAATAATTACAGTAGGAGGATTTGATTTGAAGATGGATTATATAGACTACTAGCTGGCCCggtgaacttcgtaccgccaaatagttaatgcatctcatgacaaactttaacAGGATGCACACcttaggaggcgcgatgcggcattttgcatcaaggtgcttcttgcttatattggtttgaatggaagagctcacacacactgaatcagaccagagacaagaaatatagttaTCCTTCCTTTATAGTTTTAtcttacttatccttcatctacgATCAGACATGGCGTCGAACGGTGATGAtgaggcaatctccataagatcagtttgtatcaccaagccgcgcctcctcaggtgtgcttagtcttAGCTTAAtttgatgcactatatttttatgaaaattatccaacaatcagtattttacatCTCAATGTGGACTTCCTTTGTGCTTATAGTTAGTTGtatagcagtttgtatttttagatatagttgtatgcagcttgctgggaaattgaatggcatatctccttgctgctgattttccagtgcatattctaaatttacagcatttcgagctctacgacccaagtttggacgtcgttcgcaccgcggcattattatttagaattgaaattttgtgaatcattagaaagaaaaaaaatagaaaaacagatctaccgacggctgttggatgacgcaatgattataacagctgattatttagaattgaaattttgtgaatcagtagaaagaaaaaaaaatagaaaaacagatctaccgacggctgttggatgacgcaatgattataacagcagatttttatttctgtgtgtggccagttCACAAATATTCTTCCATAAGGATTAGcctacatgtaaactttgaaggaccgtaggaaagagtcctgaagtctgatcataaatttgataggccatgaacctgctcctgaacataacaaacacaactaaacaaaaataatcaaattcggtgcacacataaaaaatttaatgaacctcaaaatttgaggctcgatttttatttataaatagaagatgatataaatttttatacacATGCATTCTtgttttacaaattttatttctcaaaatgaatatatttttcaaattttagatATGCTTGTGTTTCACAACAGACACACTCATGTTTTCCAACCTACAACTTTGATGGTTGATCCTTGCCTTTCTTTTTTTATTCTGCATTTCTATTCTTCTCGTATtcacaatttatttttcttacCGCCAAGGAATCAGCTTTTATTTTTTCCTGAAATCAAATAATGatgttttaatgaataatagtttgaaactcaattcaaaaagaacaattatataaaaatgatttgtCGCCTAATAAAGTAGTTATAGAACGATTTGTTACAAAGATGATTTAGATCAATAAAACACTAACTCCCACTGTTTTAAGTAAGTTATTACGAAAAATTAAGCGAGATTGCGACCTTCTCATGCTTGTTCCGCCATATCATGGTGGGAGAGAATAGGGTGAAACAGAGTTGTAGCTAAGCCTTGAATGCAATGTCGATAACGGGCTGTCAGACAGAAATGTGTGATAATTGAATAGTTTACTTCGTAATAATTTAGTATCAAATTGTTACTAAGGAAAATCAAATCagggtaataataataatggtagCCTGTAGTGTGTTCACAGCATTAACCATTGAATAGCGAGAATGAAATCgtaaattcattcaaatgttTGTACTATGTTTATTTCTTATCGagaatattaattaaaaaatagaaatctgattACTCACAAATGATCTATGTTGTATGATACATTCCATAAACGAATTCATTGATTCACATTTGTCTTGATTGTTATcttaaaatagagaatatagaATGTTAATTTTCATTGCAAAGAGGATAGAAAGATACCTTTTCCAGGATTtgaatttcatttaaaaatagCTTTCTTATGGAGAGATAATTTCATTGCAGTAGTGCTCCTTACAAATCTGCTAGAGCTTCAGTGCCCACATCTTGATAACATGAATGTACTAAGATTAATCTTATTCTGGTTAATTGAAATGATCAAGTAGCAgctaatttttgataaaatattatttagtattttatttatccatttctCCATTAATTTGTTCAACGATACCCACCGCATAATTCAATAAACTTATTgaggaaggaccaacaggcataCACTAGTCAAAAAAGTAGGtgaatatgttttgaatttgagATCAATTATTCTTAGTGCAAACATTTCAAACCCagaaatttttaattcagattgttcgaaaaccaaattaaattaCGAAATTACACTAAAATAATGAGtaactttgaaaaattttaatccaAAAAATGTAGAGATACTTTCTTGTGATGATTCTCATAATATCTCAGTTTATTTCTGAGATATCATTTCAAAATTGGGATGATAAcacaattaattatcaatattggctcactttttcaaattagaaaaaTTTTCATCATTCTTAAAAATTGCACTGTTCCCGGTATTAACTTGTCAGTGAGTTATTTCAACAAGTTTCTGTTGAGTTGTACTTATTCTTAAGGAAAATTCATGTCGTTTGGGAGAATTAATGGAAATTTTTGCAAAACCCTTCAATTTCTATCTGATATACAAGGATACTTCTTACTCACTCCCATTTTATAAGAGATCATTGAAATCCATTCATGGATTACCTAACTgattcatttttctttcaataattcataaaaaattgcTTGTTCTGTAATgggtagaaaaatatttttattcttttcagtCAGCAGAAAAACTTGGGTTTTTACATTACACAATACCTTTAGTTTACGAGTATTACTTGttgattttaattaaaattcaattcaattttcaacataTTCTGAATCTCCATCcttattgattttaataaacattcaattaaattttcattaacTTCTGAATGTTCATTCTTTTGCGAAGCTCTGTTTCCAAAAATGTAATAAtgtaaatcttgaaaaattttgtcaaatgaGTCACCTTTTTTTCCTTGCTCTAGACAGGATAATCCGAGGTCTATAATGCTTTTCACAAATTTTGAAGGTTCGATACTTCCATATATGCGTTTATCTTTCGCATAGAACATATAACTCTTTACAAATGATGTTATTACAGGAGAAAGCATTCTCACTAAACATAAAACTCCAGTTCGGGGATTGTAATTTGCGTCCACCTGCatccacaaaattttcagtataaacgaataaaataaaatcaagttTTCAAGGTTTGCATTATTTTTTGTGAGAGTGAGCATTGTTACTAGATGATGTCACTTGAGACAATAGATGTACGGTAGCGCAAAATCAAACTATATGCGCCAAAATTCAAGAAAGTTGAGCTCTTTGAAAAACAATTGTTTGTATGATTTCCTTGATCTCAGATATATTTTCTTGCATGAAATGACTCTTGTGAACAAGATTGATTTACAGTACAGTAGCCTACTCACTTTGGACATACTGAACTGAGTTACTGGTTAACCTTAAAATCAAGCTCTTAGTGCTTTTGCTGATTCTGTAGCTGATTCAATTCATCAGTTTGCTCGTCATCCTAAGGATTTTACTTTATATGAGCTTGGTACTTAATATGATAAGAACTAGAGTCAAAACACTTATCTTGCATTTTCACTTTGGCTCCCATTCTTTatccaattcaaatattttgaagagaTAAAACCTGC comes from the Nilaparvata lugens isolate BPH chromosome 1, ASM1435652v1, whole genome shotgun sequence genome and includes:
- the LOC111043376 gene encoding uncharacterized protein LOC111043376 isoform X1; translated protein: MISYQHLFIILCVLYLLFQIVKMDETCYRKEDRDIYVNENGYLTRPINHGMNEKMSESIKKGMKESTVEKCFRSTHITFHDYIRLSNFELAANKEGKCFPGCLLHEMHLVDANYNPRTGVLCLVRMLSPVITSFVKSYMFYAKDKRIYGSIEPSKFVKSIIDLGLSCLEQGKKDNNQDKCESMNSFMECIIQHRSFEKIKADSLAVRKINCEYEKNRNAE